The following are encoded together in the Capsulimonas corticalis genome:
- a CDS encoding glycoside hydrolase family 27 protein, with the protein MRVLSLALLLSSLAVCGCCGNLSAAPKPPLAAIHSGGDALARAPYMGWTTWNLQDVHLPQYNNKHWLNATNVRAQADLMHRLLQPHGYDYVNIDSGWAGPYDMYGRPLPDLKKFPGGIAALARDFHKRGQKIGIYWIPGVQRSVYENNPPIYGTKYHVRDIVAQPPVAGNAFGDWHMKIDFHKPGAQEFIDSITRLFASWGIDYLKLDGVGPGSDSEVDSRDDVRAYSEGLRKTGRPIWLEVSWRLDHQHAAFWQKYAQGRRINDDIDSLTPKITGWSQIMKRFQEAPLWSEDAGPGKGWNDFDSLPIGNGSMDGLTESERRLVMTFWAINCAPLYNGDDLSKLDSFGLKLLTNDEVIALDQAAHPAVPMVGGAHQVWRADNGDGSYTVALLNLGAEPATVAADWSFLGLASVQPVRDLWSYTDLGPQRNKFQAMLPPHSARLIRVGRPSAVSQRTPLAISGLKASSRYGGVQLSWNASASASRYIVRRSRSAHSGFQVLNARVTQTGYLDRPAADSAPYYYQIAAANGAGASAMSQPVGAAPAREEHDRVISIDFTGDAIAMDQDEVAGVVPAMHWNTAPCRYGGLPLVDSAGYSSGAWVQYDAGGTFATPIPDTAGGNRMMRGYLETYGHDTTKITVSLLPPLLAKYGYDVYVYCDGGNIAATRTGKFTIGDQSVEVTDNAGSFYSGAYAPASASGANYVKFSVAKGDTFTLLATPVSSTDENLRAPINGIQIVPHAR; encoded by the coding sequence TTGCGTGTTTTAAGTCTTGCTTTATTGCTTTCCTCGCTGGCGGTTTGCGGCTGCTGCGGTAATCTGTCCGCCGCGCCCAAGCCGCCCTTGGCGGCCATTCATAGTGGCGGCGACGCGCTGGCGCGCGCTCCCTATATGGGATGGACGACCTGGAACCTCCAAGACGTTCATCTCCCCCAGTATAACAATAAGCACTGGCTGAACGCGACGAATGTCCGCGCGCAGGCGGATCTCATGCATCGTCTTTTGCAGCCGCACGGCTACGACTATGTCAATATCGACTCCGGATGGGCGGGGCCGTACGACATGTATGGCCGTCCGCTGCCCGATCTGAAAAAGTTTCCCGGCGGAATCGCCGCGCTGGCGCGCGACTTTCACAAGCGCGGTCAGAAGATCGGAATCTACTGGATCCCCGGCGTGCAGCGGAGCGTTTACGAAAACAATCCACCCATCTACGGCACGAAGTATCATGTGCGCGACATCGTCGCGCAGCCGCCCGTGGCCGGGAACGCCTTTGGCGACTGGCACATGAAGATCGACTTTCACAAGCCGGGCGCCCAGGAGTTTATCGACTCCATCACGCGTCTGTTCGCGTCGTGGGGGATCGATTATCTCAAGCTCGACGGGGTGGGTCCGGGATCGGACTCAGAGGTGGACAGCCGCGACGATGTCCGGGCGTATTCCGAAGGGCTGCGCAAAACGGGGCGCCCAATCTGGCTGGAGGTCTCCTGGCGGCTGGATCACCAGCACGCCGCCTTCTGGCAAAAGTACGCTCAGGGCCGCCGCATCAACGACGATATCGACAGCCTGACGCCCAAGATTACCGGCTGGAGCCAGATCATGAAACGCTTCCAGGAAGCGCCGCTCTGGAGTGAGGACGCCGGACCGGGCAAGGGCTGGAATGACTTCGACTCGCTCCCGATCGGCAACGGATCGATGGACGGGCTGACCGAGAGCGAGCGCCGGTTAGTCATGACCTTCTGGGCGATCAACTGCGCGCCGCTGTATAACGGCGACGATCTTTCCAAGCTCGATTCGTTTGGCCTGAAGCTGCTGACAAACGATGAAGTGATCGCCCTCGATCAAGCCGCGCATCCCGCCGTCCCTATGGTGGGGGGCGCCCATCAAGTGTGGCGCGCGGACAACGGCGACGGCTCCTATACCGTCGCTCTCCTCAATCTGGGCGCCGAACCCGCCACCGTCGCCGCCGACTGGAGTTTCCTGGGCCTCGCCAGCGTCCAGCCCGTGCGCGATCTCTGGAGCTACACAGATCTTGGCCCCCAGCGCAACAAATTCCAGGCGATGCTCCCGCCGCACTCCGCGCGCCTGATCCGTGTTGGTCGCCCGAGCGCCGTGTCTCAGCGCACGCCGCTGGCGATCTCGGGCCTCAAGGCGTCCAGCCGGTACGGCGGCGTCCAACTGTCCTGGAACGCGTCTGCCAGCGCGTCGCGCTATATCGTCCGCCGGTCCCGCTCCGCGCATTCCGGCTTCCAGGTTTTGAACGCGCGGGTTACTCAGACGGGGTATCTCGATCGCCCCGCCGCCGACAGCGCGCCTTACTACTATCAAATTGCGGCGGCGAACGGCGCCGGCGCGAGCGCAATGTCCCAGCCCGTGGGGGCCGCGCCGGCGCGCGAGGAGCACGACCGCGTGATCAGCATCGACTTTACGGGCGACGCCATCGCGATGGATCAGGACGAGGTCGCGGGCGTCGTCCCGGCGATGCACTGGAACACCGCCCCCTGCCGCTACGGCGGTCTTCCCCTGGTGGACTCGGCCGGCTACTCCAGCGGCGCCTGGGTCCAATACGACGCTGGCGGCACCTTCGCCACGCCCATCCCCGACACGGCGGGCGGCAACCGGATGATGCGCGGCTACCTGGAGACCTACGGCCACGACACCACGAAGATCACCGTCTCCCTGCTGCCGCCGCTGCTGGCGAAGTACGGCTACGATGTCTACGTCTACTGCGACGGCGGCAACATCGCCGCCACCCGCACCGGCAAGTTCACCATCGGCGATCAAAGCGTTGAAGTCACCGACAACGCCGGCTCATTCTACAGCGGCGCCTACGCCCCCGCCTCCGCATCCGGCGCCAACTACGTCAAGTTCAGCGTCGCCAAAGGCGACACGTTCACCCTGCTCGCGACGCCCGTCTCCTCAACCGACGAGAACCTGCGCGCCCCGATCAACGGCATCCAGATCGTGCCGCACGCACGATAA
- a CDS encoding DUF1152 domain-containing protein, whose product MSILQIPIFKTLDGAHNILLAGAGGGFDIYTGLPLYFALRAAGKQVHLANLSFATIYASTGRRIGPAVVEVTGTTEGPEQYFPEMYLAQWLASQNIFEPIYCIDRTGAKPTADAYQFLAERLQPDAVILIDGGTDSLMRGDEPMLGTPQEDIASIAAVDALDIPTKLLLCLGFGVDTFHGVCHHYFLEAVADITRAGGFLGAWSLTPDMPEIALYQKAFDYVAHKMRSHPSIVSGSILSAIEGRFGDFHSTVRTEGSHLYINPLMTLYWAFELDAVARRNLYLDQVRETQTYRDLSLAIEIYRQGLPDHLPWIDLPM is encoded by the coding sequence ATGTCAATTCTGCAGATCCCGATTTTCAAAACTTTGGACGGCGCGCACAACATCCTGCTCGCCGGGGCCGGCGGCGGCTTCGATATCTACACGGGCCTGCCGCTCTACTTTGCCCTGCGCGCCGCCGGCAAGCAGGTCCATCTCGCCAATCTGTCGTTTGCGACGATCTATGCGTCGACCGGTCGGCGCATCGGCCCGGCGGTCGTGGAGGTGACGGGAACGACAGAGGGACCGGAGCAGTACTTTCCAGAGATGTATCTGGCGCAGTGGCTTGCGTCGCAGAACATTTTCGAGCCGATTTATTGTATTGACCGAACGGGCGCGAAGCCGACGGCGGACGCATATCAATTCCTTGCCGAGCGCTTGCAGCCGGATGCGGTGATTCTGATCGACGGGGGCACGGACAGCCTGATGCGCGGCGATGAGCCGATGCTGGGAACGCCTCAGGAAGACATCGCCAGCATCGCCGCCGTCGACGCCCTGGACATTCCCACCAAGCTATTGCTCTGCCTCGGATTCGGCGTGGATACTTTTCACGGCGTCTGCCATCACTATTTTCTGGAAGCCGTCGCGGACATCACCCGCGCCGGAGGTTTTCTGGGCGCTTGGTCGCTGACGCCGGATATGCCCGAAATCGCGCTCTACCAAAAGGCGTTCGATTACGTCGCGCACAAGATGCGCAGCCATCCCAGCATCGTCTCCGGCTCCATTCTCTCCGCGATCGAAGGCCGGTTTGGCGATTTCCATTCCACGGTCCGCACCGAAGGCAGTCATCTTTACATCAATCCATTGATGACCCTGTACTGGGCGTTTGAGCTGGACGCCGTCGCCCGCCGCAATCTTTATCTGGACCAGGTCCGCGAGACACAGACGTATCGCGATCTCTCCCTGGCGATTGAAATCTATCGCCAGGGGTTGCCTGACCATCTTCCATGGATCGACTTACCGATGTGA
- a CDS encoding VOC family protein — translation MQKIKTFLWFDDQAEEAVNLYISLFQNSKILSLSRYGEDGPGPAGQVMVMSFILDGVEFQALNGGPHYKFTPAISLSVDCKTQEEVDTLWAKLSEGGQEVQCGWLTDKYGLSWQIVPSILGELLSDPDPEKSGRVMKAMLQMKKLDIAGLQQAYAG, via the coding sequence ATGCAAAAGATCAAGACATTCTTATGGTTCGACGATCAGGCCGAGGAAGCCGTCAATCTCTATATTTCCCTCTTCCAGAACTCCAAAATCCTCAGCCTCTCGCGATACGGCGAGGACGGACCGGGACCGGCGGGACAGGTGATGGTCATGTCCTTCATACTGGACGGCGTCGAGTTCCAGGCGCTCAACGGCGGCCCGCACTACAAGTTCACCCCCGCCATCTCGCTCTCCGTGGACTGCAAAACCCAGGAAGAAGTCGATACGCTCTGGGCCAAGCTTTCCGAAGGCGGCCAAGAAGTCCAATGCGGCTGGCTCACCGACAAATACGGCCTTTCCTGGCAGATCGTGCCCTCCATCCTCGGCGAACTGCTGTCGGATCCAGACCCCGAAAAATCCGGCCGGGTCATGAAGGCGATGCTGCAAATGAAAAAGCTCGACATCGCCGGCCTCCAGCAAGCGTACGCGGGATAA
- a CDS encoding DinB family protein, whose translation MTQTLTGPGQELIDRAKQNVAAARDQLLTTFSFVPDDKLNWSPSPSARTPLQIAAHCGSATATFAGLLRGEPWPLAPTAAEAAAQIRERDAKGCTREEAIQSIDASSKSLLAALEQATPEILGSTIWTAFGEFPYAFAVTFPAEHISGHARQIDYLQTIWGDIQDHH comes from the coding sequence ATGACACAGACACTCACAGGCCCCGGCCAAGAACTGATCGACCGCGCGAAGCAGAACGTCGCGGCCGCGCGCGATCAGCTACTGACCACCTTCTCCTTTGTCCCCGACGACAAACTGAACTGGTCCCCGTCGCCCAGCGCGCGCACACCGCTGCAGATCGCCGCGCACTGCGGCTCCGCCACCGCCACCTTCGCCGGGCTGCTGCGCGGCGAGCCCTGGCCGCTCGCGCCCACGGCGGCGGAAGCCGCCGCCCAAATCCGTGAACGGGACGCCAAAGGCTGCACGCGCGAAGAGGCCATTCAAAGCATTGACGCCTCTTCCAAATCGCTCCTCGCCGCGCTGGAGCAGGCGACGCCCGAGATCCTGGGAAGCACGATCTGGACGGCGTTTGGCGAGTTCCCCTACGCCTTTGCGGTCACCTTTCCCGCCGAGCATATCTCCGGCCACGCCCGCCAGATTGACTATCTGCAAACCATTTGGGGCGACATCCAGGATCACCATTAA
- a CDS encoding glutamate mutase L: MGLSSDRGANPLTNTSNVRTILATDCGSTTTKAILIEKQGDEYRLTTRGEAPTTVEAPFDDVTIGVSNAAREVEELSGRKILDDNGQVITPAAADGSGVDLYLSTSSAGGGLQMTVAGVVKSMSAESAERAALGAGAIIMDVIAVDDGRKDYQKVERIRALRPDMILMSGGTDGGTVTHLTEMAEMLRSADPKPRLGIGLKLPVIYAGNIEARKSVEDIAGDIVDIREVPNLRPTLDRENLGPAREAIHDLFLEHVMQQAPGYAKLTTWTSAGIMSTPNAVGKIMETIARERKIDVLGVDIGGATTDVFSVFGGVFNRTVSANLGMSYSICNVLTEAGIANIARWIPFMADDAYLRNQLRNKMIRPTTIPQTLRDLQIEQAVAREALRLAFEHHKSLARGLKGVQTKAGVEFEREATGKTLVNMIKLDMIIGSGGVLSHAPERAQSALMMLDAYQPEGVTMLAVDSIFMMPQLGVLSTILPEAATQVFERDCLIKLGHVVAPIGTAKDGEPCLTVAFKGSTTEIVPFGQLRLIHLKEDQTQEATITPARGFDVGAGKGKPITVTLEGGVVGLILDTRGRPVVIPSEPTQRVAKLQEWLRVLGLAVHTSAPE, from the coding sequence ATGGGGCTATCTTCAGATCGTGGAGCGAATCCTTTGACCAACACCAGCAACGTGCGGACCATTCTCGCTACCGACTGCGGCAGCACGACCACCAAGGCGATTCTCATTGAAAAGCAGGGCGACGAGTATCGGCTGACGACGCGCGGGGAGGCGCCGACCACGGTGGAGGCGCCGTTCGACGATGTCACCATCGGCGTGTCGAACGCGGCGCGCGAGGTTGAGGAGCTGTCGGGGCGTAAGATCCTCGACGACAACGGGCAGGTCATCACGCCGGCGGCTGCCGACGGAAGCGGGGTGGATCTGTACCTGAGCACCTCCTCGGCGGGCGGCGGCTTGCAGATGACCGTGGCGGGCGTGGTCAAGTCGATGAGCGCGGAGAGCGCCGAGCGGGCGGCGCTGGGCGCGGGCGCGATCATCATGGACGTGATCGCGGTGGACGATGGCCGCAAAGATTACCAGAAGGTCGAGCGCATCCGCGCGCTGCGCCCGGACATGATCCTGATGTCGGGCGGCACGGACGGCGGCACGGTGACGCATCTGACCGAAATGGCCGAGATGCTGCGTTCGGCGGACCCAAAGCCGCGTCTGGGCATTGGCCTCAAACTGCCGGTCATCTACGCTGGAAATATCGAAGCGCGCAAATCCGTCGAGGACATCGCCGGCGACATCGTCGATATCCGCGAAGTGCCGAACCTGCGCCCGACTCTGGACCGAGAAAACTTAGGCCCCGCGCGCGAGGCGATCCACGATCTCTTCCTCGAACATGTCATGCAGCAGGCGCCCGGGTACGCGAAGCTCACCACCTGGACCAGCGCAGGCATTATGTCCACGCCGAATGCGGTCGGCAAGATCATGGAAACGATCGCGCGAGAGCGCAAGATCGATGTGCTGGGCGTCGATATCGGCGGCGCCACCACCGACGTCTTCTCCGTCTTCGGCGGCGTCTTCAACCGCACCGTCTCCGCCAACCTCGGCATGTCCTACTCCATCTGCAATGTGCTGACGGAGGCGGGGATCGCCAACATCGCGCGCTGGATCCCGTTTATGGCCGACGACGCTTATCTGCGCAACCAACTCCGCAATAAGATGATCCGGCCGACGACCATTCCGCAGACCCTGCGCGACCTTCAGATCGAACAAGCCGTCGCCCGGGAAGCGCTGCGCCTGGCCTTCGAGCACCACAAGTCGCTGGCGCGCGGCCTCAAAGGCGTGCAGACCAAGGCCGGCGTCGAATTCGAGCGCGAAGCGACGGGTAAGACGCTCGTCAATATGATTAAGCTGGACATGATCATCGGCAGCGGCGGTGTCCTCTCCCACGCCCCCGAGCGCGCGCAGAGCGCCCTGATGATGCTCGACGCCTACCAGCCCGAAGGCGTCACCATGCTCGCCGTCGACTCCATCTTTATGATGCCCCAGCTCGGCGTCCTTTCCACGATCCTTCCCGAAGCCGCCACCCAGGTCTTCGAGCGCGACTGTCTGATCAAGCTCGGCCACGTCGTCGCCCCCATCGGAACGGCCAAGGACGGCGAACCCTGCCTGACCGTCGCCTTCAAAGGCTCCACCACGGAAATTGTCCCCTTCGGCCAGCTGCGCCTGATCCATCTCAAGGAAGATCAGACCCAGGAAGCCACCATCACCCCCGCGCGCGGCTTTGACGTCGGGGCCGGCAAGGGCAAACCCATCACCGTCACCCTCGAAGGCGGCGTCGTCGGCCTCATTCTCGACACCCGAGGCCGCCCGGTCGTCATCCCCAGCGAACCCACCCAGCGCGTCGCCAAACTC